The Bacillus carboniphilus genome contains a region encoding:
- the smc gene encoding chromosome segregation protein SMC, producing MFLKRLEIIGFKSFAERMSVDFVNGVTAVVGPNGSGKSNITESIRWVLGEQSAKSLRGTKMEDIIFSGSDSRKRMNMAEVSLILDNSDSRLPIDYKEVNITRRVYRSGESDFLINKQSCRLKDIVELFMDSGLGKESFSIISQGKVEEILSSKAEERRSIFEEAAGVLKYKTRKKKAEVKLDETQQNLDRVEDILHELSEQLEPLKIQSSIAKDYLYKKEQLEKNEVALLVHEIEDLNNKWEDLSHSFNKNQHQELEISSILQQKEAEIEQNRDRMEALDESIQELQQVLLVATEDLEKLEGRKEVLKERKKNASQNKQQLRSQIEELTELIYHREAEKKQQEIVFSSLYDEVITIRSKIEHKQKQLNEYDENVEEKLEELKGDYIEYLNKQATTKNELHFLNEQLESLGQKFNRQKNNNERYIKERKEIISQKNQLTVKLSKIDQQLSLTEKNLHNQEQQLTKTKDYYQEQESLLYKAYQYVNKVRSKKEMLESMQEDYTGFYQGVREVLKAKEKLKGIHGAVAELIQVETSYETAIEIALGTAAQQVIVENEQNARNAIQYLKRNSYGRATFLPLSTVKKRQITKDDLSKIKDHPSFIGIGSEITSYSEQYENVFKYLLGAVLISKDLQGANELARVLRHKYRIVTLEGDVVNPGGSMTGGAVKKTNQSLLNRNRELETLQKSLKEMETKTVRLEDEVKKVKEEIKGQEQQVNELTDHKQFLQMQIQTKRMEIREVEIKERNINEHLKIYDAEQDSYNDEKQAIHDKKQLLNEKLLSISEKITRLDKDIKELSNKKTTIEFSKQELIQELHRNEGVVC from the coding sequence TTGTTTTTGAAACGTTTGGAAATTATCGGATTTAAGTCATTTGCCGAACGAATGTCGGTTGACTTTGTCAACGGAGTTACTGCGGTCGTAGGTCCTAATGGTAGTGGGAAAAGTAATATAACAGAAAGTATTCGCTGGGTTTTAGGAGAGCAATCCGCTAAGTCTTTAAGAGGAACCAAGATGGAGGATATTATTTTTTCTGGGAGTGACTCTAGGAAAAGAATGAATATGGCTGAGGTTAGCTTAATACTTGATAATAGTGACAGCAGGCTTCCAATTGATTATAAAGAAGTCAATATTACTAGACGAGTTTACCGCTCAGGTGAAAGTGACTTTTTGATTAATAAACAATCCTGCAGATTAAAGGATATTGTTGAGCTGTTTATGGATTCAGGACTCGGTAAAGAGTCTTTTTCAATAATTAGCCAAGGAAAAGTAGAAGAAATATTGAGCAGTAAAGCTGAGGAACGACGGAGTATTTTCGAGGAAGCAGCGGGTGTACTGAAATACAAAACAAGGAAAAAGAAAGCAGAAGTTAAATTAGATGAGACGCAGCAAAACTTAGACAGAGTAGAGGACATTCTTCATGAGTTAAGTGAGCAATTGGAACCATTGAAAATTCAGTCTTCTATTGCAAAAGACTATTTGTACAAGAAGGAGCAATTAGAAAAAAATGAAGTGGCCCTTTTAGTTCATGAAATCGAAGACTTAAATAATAAGTGGGAAGATCTCTCTCATTCTTTTAATAAAAATCAACATCAAGAGCTCGAGATTAGTTCAATTCTTCAACAAAAAGAAGCAGAAATTGAACAAAACCGAGATCGAATGGAAGCCTTGGATGAATCAATTCAAGAACTACAGCAAGTTCTTTTAGTTGCAACTGAAGACCTAGAAAAACTTGAGGGAAGAAAGGAAGTTTTAAAAGAAAGAAAGAAAAATGCTTCCCAAAATAAACAGCAGCTCAGAAGTCAAATTGAGGAATTGACAGAACTGATTTATCACCGTGAAGCTGAAAAAAAACAACAAGAAATAGTATTCTCTTCCTTGTATGATGAGGTCATTACGATTCGTTCTAAAATTGAACATAAACAAAAGCAATTAAACGAGTATGACGAAAATGTTGAAGAAAAGCTTGAAGAATTAAAAGGTGACTATATCGAATACTTAAATAAACAAGCGACTACAAAGAATGAACTACACTTTTTAAATGAACAACTTGAATCTTTAGGTCAAAAATTTAACCGACAAAAAAATAATAATGAAAGGTACATAAAAGAACGTAAAGAAATAATCTCTCAAAAAAATCAACTTACCGTTAAACTATCTAAAATAGATCAACAGTTATCACTAACGGAGAAAAATCTCCATAATCAAGAGCAGCAATTAACAAAAACAAAAGATTATTATCAAGAGCAAGAAAGTTTACTTTATAAAGCTTATCAATATGTAAATAAAGTTCGCTCGAAAAAAGAAATGTTAGAATCGATGCAAGAAGATTATACAGGGTTTTATCAAGGTGTTCGAGAAGTACTAAAGGCGAAGGAGAAGTTAAAGGGAATTCATGGAGCAGTCGCTGAACTTATTCAAGTGGAGACATCGTATGAAACAGCCATTGAAATTGCACTTGGAACAGCTGCCCAACAAGTGATTGTTGAGAATGAGCAAAATGCTAGAAACGCCATTCAATACTTAAAACGAAATTCATATGGTCGAGCAACGTTCCTTCCTTTATCAACGGTTAAAAAAAGACAGATTACAAAAGATGATTTATCGAAGATTAAAGATCATCCTTCCTTTATTGGGATTGGTAGTGAAATTACTTCGTATTCAGAGCAATATGAGAATGTGTTTAAATATTTACTAGGGGCTGTCCTTATTTCAAAAGATTTACAAGGAGCAAATGAACTAGCAAGAGTTCTACGTCATAAGTATAGGATTGTTACGTTAGAAGGAGACGTTGTTAACCCTGGAGGTTCTATGACAGGGGGGGCGGTGAAAAAAACAAATCAATCCCTTCTTAACCGAAATCGTGAATTAGAAACGTTGCAAAAAAGCTTAAAAGAAATGGAAACTAAAACAGTAAGGCTGGAAGATGAAGTAAAGAAAGTAAAAGAAGAAATAAAGGGACAAGAACAACAAGTTAATGAGCTCACTGACCATAAACAATTTCTTCAAATGCAAATACAGACGAAAAGAATGGAAATACGAGAAGTTGAAATTAAAGAGCGTAATATAAATGAACATTTAAAAATTTATGATGCGGAACAAGACTCATACAATGACGAGAAACAAGCCATTCATGATAAGAAGCAGCTTCTAAATGAAAAACTTTTATCTATTTCAGAAAAGATTACTCGTTTAGATAAAGATATTAAGGAGCTCTCAAATAAGAAAACGACAATCGAGTTTTCAAAACAAGAGTTAATTCAAGAGCTTCACCGAAATGAAGGTGTTGTTTGCTAG